Part of the Leptospira bouyouniensis genome is shown below.
GGGAGGACATCACTTTGGCTACCAGTTCCTAGATAGATGGTTTTGATTTCGTTTGAAAATCCGTGTTGGTAAGGAATGACCATTTTCCCGGCTTTTACATTCACAAAGGAAAGTTCTCCCAGATGGAAATGGGAAACGTCAAAATCGTCCCCAAAAAATCCAACACGAGGGACATTGACAACAATGGAATTATTTTTTGCACCTTTGGGAACTTCAGGTCCAGATTCTGCAAAGACAACATAGGTCAATTTAGAAAGCCGGACTTTTACGAGAAACCCTGCCGGAGTTTTCCGTTCTTCGTATACAGTATCATCCATCTTTACATCAAACCAAGTTGTTTCATTTTATATTGGAGGGAGCCCCGTGAGATTCCCAATGCCTTTGCCATCCGGATTTGGTTTCCTGAAAATATCCTCATGGCCAAAAGAATCTTCTGCCTTTCTAAGGCCTCGATCCCCCGCCGCAAGTCTAAATCTTCCGTATCCGGAATCTCGATATCCATGCGATTTCGATTCAAGTTGAGGTCAGGGATGTCCACAATTTGAGTCCGGCAAGTCAGAATCCCTGACAGGATCGCATTACGTAATCCGACGAAATTTTCACTATAAACATTAGAGAGTAGGATTTTTTCTGCCGCCTCACTCAACAAAAGCCCAGATCGATTCTGCTGTAGGCAGAGTTCCGCAAAAGTGGATTGGATGATTCGGCTTAAGGACGGTTTCGGTAAAAAACTCAAAGCAGGTAAAAAGACAGAATTGTTTCGGAGGATTTGTTGGAATTCAGGGAGTAATTCTTCACCAAATTCAGTGGGTCCTAAAAGGAATAACGAACCACCAAACTCCGATTTTGACCACCAATCTGCGAGGATTTGTTGTTGGCCTAAAGAGAAAGAATGAACATTCGAAAAGACCAAACTCCCCGATTCCGTTTCTTTTCCCCACTCCATGATTGCTTTTTCAAACTTACCAAAATGTTCGGGGACAGACTCGACAACAAGGATTGGAGCTTCCGGAAGCTGCGTATTGTGAATCCATTTTGCCAAAGTTTTTTTCCCGGACCCTGGAGGACCAAATATAGAGACCAATCGTTTAGAGTTAAAATTCTCAATTGCTGAAGCCAGATTCGGAATTTCTTCTCTGAAATGATGATGAGATGAATGAGTCTCGGTATTTAATTTTTTAAGGAAGGTAGGGAATTTTTTCCCCCACTCTTTTCCAATTTTTTCTGCGAAAAGTGATAACAAAGCAACGGTTTGAAATGAAGGAAATTCTTCCGATTCTACCAGAAGGAAACCGATGCTTTCTTCTGCAACAACCCGTATTGACATTGCATTTGTTGTTTTTCCAAAGAGTGGGAATTCTTTGCCTGAGAAAAAAACAGGCTCTCGTGAGGACATGAGTTTGTCCCATTCCGCAGATCCTCGGTTCAA
Proteins encoded:
- a CDS encoding helix-turn-helix domain-containing protein; protein product: MPQHTASLFASNQTGKEWMESILPSLWAELCTEFGLSCGVVVIKADDEDSFYESASFGYGEDGFYYTFLNRGSAEWDKLMSSREPVFFSGKEFPLFGKTTNAMSIRVVAEESIGFLLVESEEFPSFQTVALLSLFAEKIGKEWGKKFPTFLKKLNTETHSSHHHFREEIPNLASAIENFNSKRLVSIFGPPGSGKKTLAKWIHNTQLPEAPILVVESVPEHFGKFEKAIMEWGKETESGSLVFSNVHSFSLGQQQILADWWSKSEFGGSLFLLGPTEFGEELLPEFQQILRNNSVFLPALSFLPKPSLSRIIQSTFAELCLQQNRSGLLLSEAAEKILLSNVYSENFVGLRNAILSGILTCRTQIVDIPDLNLNRNRMDIEIPDTEDLDLRRGIEALERQKILLAMRIFSGNQIRMAKALGISRGSLQYKMKQLGLM